A stretch of Clostridium formicaceticum DNA encodes these proteins:
- the rpiB gene encoding ribose 5-phosphate isomerase B, which translates to MKIAIGSDHGGFPLKEMIKEHLQQKDIEIKDFGTDSEASCNYADFAEAVGEAVVSGTYDKGILICGTGIGISIAANKIPGIRCALVGDCFSAKATRQHNDTNVLALGARVIGSGLALEIVDAWLGTEFEGGRHQLRIDKITEIEKKYCR; encoded by the coding sequence ATGAAAATAGCCATCGGTAGTGATCATGGAGGATTTCCTTTAAAGGAAATGATTAAAGAACATTTACAACAAAAAGATATAGAAATCAAAGACTTTGGTACTGACTCAGAGGCCTCCTGCAATTATGCTGACTTTGCTGAAGCTGTGGGAGAAGCAGTAGTTTCAGGAACCTATGATAAAGGCATATTAATATGTGGGACAGGCATTGGTATCTCTATTGCCGCTAATAAAATTCCAGGCATTCGCTGTGCCTTAGTAGGAGATTGCTTTTCTGCTAAAGCTACAAGACAGCATAATGATACAAATGTTTTGGCCCTTGGTGCAAGAGTGATTGGTTCTGGTTTAGCATTGGAAATTGTCGATGCGTGGTTAGGAACGGAGTTTGAGGGCGGAAGACACCAACTGAGAATTGATAAAATTACAGAGATTGAAAAAAAATACTGCAGATAA
- the upp gene encoding uracil phosphoribosyltransferase, with protein MSKVITIDHPLIQHKLTLIRDKSTGSKDFRDLVKEVSLLMGYEVTRDLPLQEIEIETPVCTTKSKVISGKKLGIIPILRAGLGMVDGILQLIPAAKVGHVGLYRDPETLEPVEYYCKLPSDVEERDLIVLDPMLATGGSANAAIQFLKNRGATNIKLVCLIASPEGIKVIQKHHDDVDIYVAAIDEKLNDHAYIVPGLGDAGDRLFGTK; from the coding sequence ATGAGTAAGGTAATTACAATAGATCATCCACTAATTCAACATAAATTGACTTTAATAAGAGATAAAAGTACTGGATCTAAGGACTTTCGAGACTTAGTAAAGGAAGTATCCCTGTTGATGGGCTATGAAGTTACTAGGGATCTTCCGCTACAGGAAATAGAAATAGAAACACCGGTTTGTACCACGAAATCCAAAGTGATTTCAGGTAAAAAATTAGGCATTATCCCTATTTTAAGAGCAGGACTTGGCATGGTAGATGGCATATTACAACTCATACCAGCGGCAAAGGTGGGCCATGTAGGACTATATAGAGATCCGGAAACCCTAGAACCAGTGGAATACTACTGCAAGCTCCCCTCTGATGTAGAGGAGAGAGATCTTATTGTGCTGGACCCAATGTTGGCTACTGGAGGTTCTGCTAATGCAGCGATTCAGTTTCTAAAGAACAGAGGAGCTACCAATATTAAACTCGTATGCTTAATTGCTTCTCCAGAAGGAATTAAAGTTATACAAAAACATCATGATGATGTGGATATTTATGTAGCAGCTATAGATGAGAAGTTAAACGATCATGCCTACATCGTACCAGGATTAGGAGATGCAGGGGATCGATTATTTGGAACAAAATAA
- a CDS encoding deoxycytidylate deaminase yields the protein MRPSWDEYYMEMAEVAKKRSTCNRRQVGAVIVKDQRMLASGYNGAPSGLPHCSETGCIREKLKVPSGERHELCRGLHAEQNAIIQAALHGVPIEGSTIYVTHKPCIICTKMMINAGIKKLIYQGDYPDALAEGMLKEAGILVEKYTKDKES from the coding sequence ATGCGTCCGTCTTGGGATGAATATTATATGGAGATGGCGGAGGTAGCCAAAAAACGTTCTACCTGCAATCGCAGACAAGTGGGAGCTGTGATTGTGAAGGATCAAAGAATGTTAGCAAGTGGCTATAACGGAGCCCCTAGCGGTCTGCCTCACTGCAGTGAAACTGGGTGTATTCGGGAAAAATTAAAAGTCCCCTCCGGCGAAAGACACGAGCTTTGTAGGGGATTACACGCAGAACAAAACGCAATTATTCAAGCTGCCCTACATGGTGTGCCCATCGAAGGAAGTACGATTTACGTAACCCATAAGCCTTGTATCATTTGCACGAAAATGATGATCAATGCCGGCATTAAAAAGTTAATCTATCAAGGGGATTATCCTGATGCTTTAGCAGAAGGAATGTTGAAGGAAGCCGGCATTCT